A genomic stretch from Desulfotignum balticum DSM 7044 includes:
- a CDS encoding complex I 24 kDa subunit family protein, whose product METITSGLPQLPDEFTPGQWQKIDTIIAVHRERPGTLIPVLEQIQAVSGYLPEIIQRRVAKGLDIPLSQVYGVVTFYSFFSMKPRGKHQVRVCLGTACHVRGGHQVELKLEEELGIQPGEVDKDRLFSLEIVRCVGCCGLAPVMVVDEETHQQVKTAKVDQILARYRNKEEAHHG is encoded by the coding sequence ATGGAAACAATTACAAGCGGTCTGCCGCAATTGCCGGACGAGTTCACTCCCGGGCAATGGCAGAAAATAGATACCATCATTGCAGTGCACCGTGAACGGCCCGGGACATTGATTCCCGTGCTGGAACAGATCCAGGCTGTCAGCGGGTATCTGCCGGAAATCATCCAGAGACGGGTGGCAAAAGGTCTGGATATTCCTTTGTCCCAGGTATATGGGGTGGTCACGTTTTATTCTTTTTTTTCCATGAAACCCCGCGGGAAACATCAGGTCCGGGTATGTCTGGGCACTGCCTGCCATGTGAGGGGCGGGCACCAGGTGGAACTAAAGCTGGAAGAAGAACTGGGCATCCAGCCTGGAGAAGTGGACAAAGACAGGCTTTTCAGCCTGGAGATCGTTCGGTGCGTGGGATGCTGCGGGCTGGCGCCGGTCATGGTGGTGGACGAAGAAACCCACCAGCAGGTTAAGACAGCCAAAGTGGATCAGATTCTTGCCAGGTACCGAAACAAGGAGGAGGCACATCATGGCTGA
- a CDS encoding NADH-ubiquinone oxidoreductase-F iron-sulfur binding region domain-containing protein, which produces MAERIASIEALKAIKQQVNACQAKFRRRLMICGSNDCHLTGSDDVKSALDIALQETGLKHQVRIVETGCIGSCSMGPVMTVLPEEIFYMKLKAEDVPELVESHLIKGVPVQRLMYHDPATGKAVPRRPDIPFFALQQSFVLHNKGLIDPKRIEDYIWRDGYQAMFKSLTDLKPSEIIAEVKTSGLRGRGGGGFPTGMKWEFCASTKSDVKYVLCNADEGDPGAFMDRRIMEDDPHSILEGMIIGAKAINAHQGYIYCRAEYPLAIERLTRAIAQAEEHGLLGKNIMGTGFDFSVDIYQGAGAFVCGEETALMTSIEGKRGTPRPRPPFPAISGLWGKPSILNNVETWSSVPQILLGGGDAYASIGTETSKGTKVFAVTGKINHIGLVEVPMGTTLGELIFDISGGVPNNKKFKAAQLGGPSGGCVPADCLNMPTDYEEIVKAGAIMGSGGLIVMDEDTCMVDMARYFMDFCQDESCGKCTPCRVGTKRMLQILENICKGKGRIEDIELLESLSVTIRDTALCGLGQTASNPVLSTLRYFLDEYKAHIIDKKCPAGVCADLFASPCQNACPVEMEIPAYIALVRAGRFDDAYRVLKRTNPFPSVCGRVCGHPCQSKCRREQLDKSLAIKNIKRFITDHAAPPKVEALPVTRSEKIAVIGAGPAGMTAALEMKKRGYTVTVFEALPEAGGMLRWGIPEYRLPRNILAREVQDILDTGVALRTDVKIGKDLPFADLEKSYDAIYIGVGAQKSMPLGLANEDARGVMGAVEFLRSHSLGEAVTVGKNVVVIGGGNSAIDAARTALRMGAQSVKILYRRERKDMPALDEEIRAAEEEGVTIAYLVAPKGIRVRDGKVTALRLERMQLGAFDASGRRKPVPIEGADFEQAVDTLIPAIGQQAELNLISAPGIGMTKNTITVNPDYSTSHPRVWAGGDVVTGPAMVIDAIAAGQKAAAAMDKALRAIKGEPPWKKVEEKIDIPFEVDEDTVEQPRAKILELAPENRCRNFAEVELGYDRETAVREARRCIRCDAELGQ; this is translated from the coding sequence ATGGCTGAACGTATTGCATCTATTGAAGCATTAAAGGCCATTAAACAACAGGTGAACGCCTGTCAGGCCAAATTCCGGCGCCGGTTGATGATCTGCGGGAGCAACGACTGCCATCTGACCGGAAGTGACGACGTAAAATCCGCACTGGACATCGCACTTCAGGAAACGGGCCTGAAGCATCAGGTCCGGATTGTTGAAACCGGCTGCATTGGATCCTGTTCCATGGGGCCGGTCATGACAGTGCTTCCTGAAGAGATCTTTTACATGAAGCTCAAAGCCGAAGATGTCCCGGAACTGGTGGAAAGCCATCTGATCAAGGGTGTTCCCGTTCAACGGCTGATGTATCATGATCCGGCCACGGGCAAGGCCGTGCCCCGGCGCCCGGACATCCCTTTTTTCGCCCTGCAGCAATCCTTTGTCCTGCACAACAAGGGCCTGATCGACCCCAAACGCATCGAAGACTATATCTGGCGTGACGGTTACCAGGCCATGTTCAAAAGCCTTACAGACCTGAAGCCGTCCGAAATCATCGCCGAAGTCAAGACGTCCGGCCTGCGGGGTCGGGGCGGCGGCGGATTTCCCACGGGCATGAAATGGGAATTCTGCGCCAGTACCAAAAGCGATGTAAAATACGTGCTCTGCAACGCAGATGAGGGAGATCCGGGAGCCTTCATGGACCGGCGGATCATGGAGGACGATCCCCACTCCATTCTGGAAGGTATGATCATCGGCGCCAAAGCCATTAATGCCCACCAGGGCTATATTTATTGCAGGGCCGAGTATCCCCTGGCCATCGAACGTCTGACCCGCGCCATCGCCCAGGCCGAAGAACACGGTCTGCTGGGCAAAAATATCATGGGAACCGGCTTTGACTTCAGCGTTGACATTTATCAGGGTGCCGGCGCGTTTGTGTGCGGTGAGGAGACCGCGCTCATGACCTCCATTGAAGGCAAGCGCGGCACGCCGCGACCCCGGCCTCCCTTCCCGGCCATCTCCGGGCTATGGGGAAAACCGTCGATTCTCAACAACGTAGAGACCTGGTCGTCCGTGCCGCAGATCCTCCTGGGGGGCGGTGATGCCTATGCCAGCATCGGCACAGAAACCTCCAAGGGGACCAAGGTATTTGCCGTTACAGGAAAAATCAACCATATCGGCCTGGTGGAAGTTCCCATGGGAACGACCCTCGGAGAGCTGATCTTTGATATTTCCGGCGGGGTCCCGAACAACAAAAAATTCAAGGCTGCCCAGCTCGGCGGGCCTTCAGGGGGATGCGTTCCTGCAGACTGTCTCAACATGCCCACCGATTACGAAGAGATCGTGAAAGCGGGGGCCATTATGGGATCCGGGGGGCTGATCGTCATGGATGAAGACACCTGCATGGTGGACATGGCCCGCTATTTCATGGATTTCTGCCAGGATGAATCCTGCGGCAAATGTACGCCCTGCCGGGTAGGCACCAAACGCATGCTCCAGATCCTGGAAAACATCTGCAAAGGCAAAGGCCGGATCGAAGATATCGAACTGCTGGAAAGCCTGTCGGTGACCATCAGGGATACGGCCCTCTGCGGACTGGGCCAGACCGCTTCCAACCCGGTATTGAGTACCTTGCGGTATTTTCTCGATGAATACAAAGCCCATATCATCGATAAAAAATGTCCGGCCGGGGTTTGTGCAGACCTGTTTGCAAGTCCCTGCCAAAACGCCTGCCCCGTGGAGATGGAAATTCCGGCATACATTGCCCTGGTCCGGGCCGGCCGGTTCGATGACGCCTACCGGGTGCTCAAACGGACCAATCCGTTTCCCAGCGTCTGCGGCCGGGTCTGCGGGCATCCCTGCCAAAGCAAATGCCGCAGGGAACAGCTGGATAAATCTCTGGCCATCAAGAACATCAAGCGCTTTATCACTGATCACGCCGCACCGCCCAAAGTCGAGGCCCTGCCCGTCACCCGGTCTGAAAAGATCGCTGTGATCGGAGCGGGTCCGGCCGGCATGACCGCAGCCCTGGAAATGAAAAAGCGCGGATACACAGTGACCGTGTTCGAGGCCCTGCCCGAGGCCGGCGGCATGCTGCGCTGGGGCATTCCCGAATACCGGCTCCCCCGCAACATTCTGGCCCGGGAGGTTCAGGATATTCTGGACACCGGCGTGGCACTCAGAACCGATGTCAAAATCGGAAAAGACCTGCCCTTTGCCGATCTGGAAAAGAGCTATGACGCCATTTATATCGGTGTGGGTGCCCAGAAAAGCATGCCCCTGGGACTGGCAAACGAGGATGCCCGCGGCGTGATGGGAGCTGTTGAATTTCTGCGGTCACACAGCCTGGGTGAGGCTGTGACTGTGGGGAAAAATGTGGTCGTGATCGGCGGAGGAAATTCAGCCATTGATGCGGCAAGGACCGCCCTCCGGATGGGGGCCCAATCCGTGAAGATCCTTTACCGCCGGGAGCGAAAGGACATGCCGGCCTTAGATGAGGAAATAAGGGCTGCTGAGGAAGAAGGGGTCACCATCGCGTATCTGGTGGCCCCCAAAGGAATCCGGGTCAGGGACGGGAAGGTCACCGCCTTGAGACTGGAACGTATGCAGTTGGGCGCTTTTGATGCCAGCGGCCGGCGGAAACCGGTACCCATTGAAGGCGCTGATTTCGAACAGGCGGTGGACACCCTGATCCCGGCCATCGGCCAGCAGGCTGAATTGAACCTCATCAGTGCTCCGGGAATCGGCATGACAAAAAACACGATCACCGTTAATCCGGATTATTCCACAAGCCACCCCAGGGTCTGGGCCGGCGGCGACGTGGTCACGGGCCCGGCCATGGTGATCGATGCCATTGCGGCAGGTCAGAAGGCGGCAGCAGCAATGGATAAGGCCCTGCGGGCGATCAAAGGGGAGCCACCCTGGAAAAAGGTTGAAGAAAAAATCGATATCCCATTTGAAGTGGATGAAGATACCGTGGAACAGCCCCGGGCCAAGATTCTTGAACTGGCTCCGGAAAACCGCTGCAGGAATTTTGCGGAAGTGGAACTGGGATATGACCGTGAAACAGCCGTGAGGGAGGCCCGCCGCTGCATCCGCTGCGATGCTGAACTCGGGCAGTAA
- a CDS encoding succinate CoA transferase, whose amino-acid sequence MRKYEILDRDQVLSIIKNGDTVAFSGFSPAGGAKAVPRILAEYATAEHSQGRDFRIRVLTGASAGDYIDNGLAKASAIQWRAPYQGGRELRDQINRQEVEYVDMHLSHLAQTVSAGFFGKVDVAVVEATEITPDGRVYLTTSIGASPTWLACADKVIIEINHHHSHRLRELADIFIIPPPPRRAPINVHTPLTKIGWPYAQVDPKKVVGIVENNEPDQVAAFSSEDEVSRKIADHVIRFLLEEKQAGRIPEQFFPFQAGVGNTANAVLAGLGHHPDIPPFYMYSEVFQDAMVDLMSEGKLLGASATALTVVPEKLTRITDNMDFFGSRIVLRPQEISNHPGIIRRLGVIAMNTALEMDIYGNVNSSHVFGTHVVNGVGGSGEFTRNSRLSIFMTPSMAKRGKISSVVPMTPHVDNNEHSVQIVVTEQGLADLRGLGPMERAKKIINTCAHPAYRPYLTDYLNNSPRGHICHDLSRCYELHRNLMQTGTMLPEGAPRTNEQAT is encoded by the coding sequence ATGAGAAAATATGAAATTCTGGATAGAGACCAGGTACTTTCAATAATCAAAAACGGGGATACCGTGGCATTTTCCGGATTTTCTCCTGCCGGCGGTGCCAAGGCCGTGCCCAGGATACTGGCTGAATATGCAACAGCGGAACACAGCCAGGGCAGAGATTTCCGGATCAGGGTGCTCACGGGGGCATCGGCCGGAGATTACATTGACAATGGTCTGGCAAAGGCCAGTGCTATCCAGTGGCGGGCCCCCTACCAGGGCGGCAGGGAACTGCGGGACCAGATCAACCGCCAGGAAGTGGAATATGTGGACATGCACCTGTCCCACCTGGCCCAGACCGTGAGTGCCGGTTTTTTCGGCAAAGTCGATGTGGCCGTGGTGGAAGCCACGGAGATCACCCCGGACGGGCGGGTGTACCTGACCACTTCCATCGGTGCCTCCCCCACGTGGCTGGCCTGTGCCGATAAAGTGATCATCGAAATCAACCATCACCACTCCCACCGGCTGCGGGAGCTGGCGGATATCTTTATCATTCCCCCGCCCCCCCGGCGTGCCCCGATCAATGTGCATACGCCCTTGACCAAGATCGGGTGGCCTTATGCCCAGGTGGATCCCAAAAAGGTGGTGGGAATCGTTGAAAACAACGAACCGGACCAGGTGGCGGCGTTCAGCTCAGAAGATGAAGTGAGCCGGAAGATCGCGGACCATGTGATCCGGTTTCTGCTGGAAGAAAAACAGGCCGGCCGGATCCCGGAGCAGTTTTTCCCGTTCCAGGCCGGGGTGGGCAATACGGCCAATGCCGTGCTGGCCGGGCTGGGACATCATCCGGACATTCCGCCGTTTTATATGTATTCCGAGGTGTTCCAGGATGCCATGGTGGACCTGATGTCAGAGGGCAAGCTGCTGGGGGCATCTGCCACAGCCCTGACCGTTGTGCCGGAAAAACTGACCCGGATCACGGACAACATGGATTTTTTCGGAAGCCGCATTGTTCTGCGGCCCCAGGAGATCTCCAACCACCCCGGTATTATCCGGCGCCTGGGCGTGATTGCCATGAACACGGCCCTGGAAATGGACATATACGGCAATGTCAACTCCTCCCATGTGTTCGGCACCCATGTGGTGAACGGGGTAGGGGGCAGTGGCGAGTTCACCCGGAACAGCCGTCTGTCCATCTTCATGACCCCGTCCATGGCAAAAAGGGGTAAAATTTCTTCCGTGGTGCCCATGACGCCCCATGTGGACAACAACGAACATTCCGTGCAGATCGTGGTCACGGAACAGGGACTGGCGGACCTGCGGGGTTTAGGTCCCATGGAGCGGGCAAAAAAAATCATCAACACCTGTGCCCATCCGGCCTATCGGCCCTATCTGACCGATTACCTCAACAACAGCCCCAGAGGCCACATCTGCCATGACCTTTCCCGGTGCTATGAACTGCACCGGAACCTGATGCAAACCGGGACCATGCTGCCGGAGGGTGCGCCCAGGACGAACGAGCAGGCAACATGA
- a CDS encoding NADH-dependent [FeFe] hydrogenase, group A6, producing MVALTIDNLAVEVPEGSTILEAARSAGIHIPSLCTLAEIQHSPGACRVCVVEVERARSLVASCVYPVANGMKVKTNTRRVREARQQVIGFLLSDHPKDCNICQKHGNCELQQVAELVGQREITVPCTDFIVHDIDDSTDVLVRDMAKCIHCLRCVTVCADVQGVSLLTPEGRGFDSRVVPAMGHCLADSACTFCGQCTVVCPTGAIVEKDHTDRVWAALEDPAKHVVVQEAPAIRAQLGEEFGMAPGNLVTGKMITALRRLGFDRVFDTNFTADLTIVEEGHELLHRAKTGGKLPMITSCSPGWIKFIEHFYPDLLPHLSTCKSPQQMFGALAKTYYAQKQGIDPADIFVVSIMPCTAKKFEATRPEMRSSGHRDVDVVLTTRELGRMLRQAGIDLAILPEGKYDAPMGQYSGAGTIFGTTGGVMEAALRTVYAVVTGKDLPSLDITAVRGLDGIKEAALEIGELGEVRAAVAHGLGNARKILDRLAAGQADYHFIEIMSCPGGCVGGGGQPLPASDEKRTLRAGALYHDDKNVQAIRQSHENPAIKALYDSFLTKPLGKKSHNLLHTRYTARGI from the coding sequence ATGGTAGCATTGACGATTGACAATCTGGCCGTGGAAGTCCCGGAGGGCAGCACCATACTTGAGGCTGCCAGAAGTGCCGGCATTCATATCCCCTCGCTGTGCACCCTTGCCGAGATCCAACACAGCCCCGGCGCATGCCGGGTCTGCGTGGTGGAAGTGGAACGGGCCCGGTCCCTGGTGGCGTCCTGCGTCTATCCGGTGGCCAACGGCATGAAAGTAAAAACCAACACCCGCCGGGTGCGGGAAGCCAGGCAGCAGGTGATCGGGTTTCTGCTGTCAGATCACCCCAAAGATTGCAACATCTGCCAGAAACACGGCAATTGTGAACTTCAGCAGGTGGCGGAACTGGTGGGACAGCGGGAGATTACGGTACCTTGCACAGACTTTATCGTGCACGATATCGATGATTCCACGGACGTTCTGGTCCGGGACATGGCCAAGTGTATCCACTGCCTGCGCTGTGTCACGGTGTGCGCTGACGTGCAGGGAGTCTCCCTGCTCACCCCTGAAGGGCGGGGGTTTGATTCCAGAGTGGTGCCTGCCATGGGTCATTGCCTGGCCGATTCCGCCTGCACCTTCTGCGGCCAGTGCACCGTGGTCTGTCCAACAGGGGCCATTGTGGAAAAAGACCATACCGACCGGGTGTGGGCGGCCCTGGAAGACCCGGCAAAACATGTGGTTGTTCAGGAAGCACCCGCCATCCGGGCCCAGCTGGGAGAAGAGTTCGGCATGGCCCCCGGAAACCTGGTCACGGGCAAGATGATCACGGCCCTGCGACGTCTTGGATTTGACCGGGTGTTTGACACCAATTTCACGGCAGACCTGACCATTGTCGAAGAAGGCCATGAACTGCTGCACCGGGCCAAAACCGGTGGAAAACTGCCCATGATCACCTCATGCAGTCCCGGATGGATCAAGTTCATCGAGCATTTTTATCCGGACCTGCTGCCCCATCTGTCCACCTGCAAATCGCCCCAGCAGATGTTCGGGGCACTTGCCAAGACCTATTATGCCCAAAAACAAGGCATTGATCCGGCAGACATTTTCGTGGTGTCCATCATGCCGTGCACAGCCAAGAAATTCGAGGCAACTCGGCCTGAAATGCGTTCGTCCGGACACCGGGACGTGGATGTGGTGCTCACCACCCGTGAGCTGGGCCGCATGCTCCGCCAGGCCGGTATTGATCTGGCCATTTTGCCGGAAGGGAAGTATGATGCCCCCATGGGCCAGTACAGCGGTGCAGGCACTATTTTCGGAACCACGGGCGGCGTCATGGAAGCAGCTCTCAGAACCGTATATGCCGTGGTGACCGGAAAGGATCTGCCCAGCCTGGATATTACAGCGGTCCGGGGACTTGACGGCATCAAGGAAGCGGCCCTGGAGATCGGAGAACTGGGAGAAGTCCGGGCCGCAGTGGCCCATGGTCTGGGCAATGCACGAAAGATTCTGGACCGGCTTGCCGCGGGTCAGGCGGATTATCATTTCATTGAAATCATGTCCTGTCCGGGCGGATGCGTGGGCGGCGGGGGCCAGCCCCTGCCTGCCAGCGATGAAAAACGCACCCTCAGGGCCGGGGCACTGTACCATGATGACAAAAATGTACAGGCCATCCGGCAGTCCCATGAAAATCCGGCCATCAAGGCCTTGTATGACAGTTTTTTAACAAAGCCGCTGGGGAAAAAGTCCCATAACCTGCTTCACACCCGATATACAGCCCGGGGCATATGA
- a CDS encoding response regulator codes for MTKQHEILVVDDDMDIRDSLKIILEKKGYAVRLAGNGKDALQKLTEQKPDLMILDVMMSTDTEGFDLAYELKNMPDFENLPIIMLTSFMDKVREEGPDQFQHIMGEAWPVKWLFEKPIDSGRLIKKIAGILQTP; via the coding sequence ATGACAAAACAACATGAAATCCTTGTGGTGGATGATGACATGGATATCCGCGACAGCCTCAAAATCATCCTGGAAAAAAAGGGGTATGCGGTTCGTCTTGCCGGCAATGGCAAAGACGCGTTACAAAAACTTACGGAACAAAAACCGGATCTGATGATTCTGGATGTGATGATGTCCACTGATACCGAAGGATTTGATCTGGCCTATGAACTCAAAAACATGCCGGACTTTGAAAACCTGCCCATTATCATGCTCACCAGTTTTATGGACAAAGTCCGGGAAGAGGGGCCGGATCAGTTTCAGCATATCATGGGCGAGGCGTGGCCTGTCAAATGGCTGTTTGAAAAACCCATCGATTCGGGCAGACTGATCAAAAAAATAGCCGGTATCCTGCAGACACCCTGA
- a CDS encoding methyl-accepting chemotaxis protein: MNEVSLTMKLNLVCVGLVLVPLMLLGFLTVRSLNSFSSGILKMASERLVAEAENSLMAGAVRDRDEILRFVRMIESDTLKIAGLGTLISFLENAAGPTGTGSNGLESAKMRLQNDLLQISRIARVMTPSGEKPAYPQVRFLDEEGKEVAAVVDGRLREEKDLQTRKGVSWFEEAKNLPSGSLFVTPVQIARNTGEPEIRVASPVYLNNTFHGVVVINADWRLAWELLSNNVYGRTGFPYVLNDKGVLLSHPHATLKDQVDLTDSQHGVLSELVRNRMLSGEEGVAEYEYEGEMVYASFTPLKLGKNAYTIATQVPMAEVLEIEHNIHDMASRELRSVIWTISMVLLVLGAIGGLVGLWFSRSITRPLTRIISGLDDGAQQVSSAAGEVSSSSQSMAEGASQQAASIEETSSSMEEMSSMTRQSAQNSDKANDLMQEAAHVITTANASMKRLSRSMDDISKASEETSKIIKTIDEIAFQTNLLALNAAVEAARAGEAGAGFAVVADEVRNLALRAAAAAKDTAQLIEGTVKKVHEGSELVSSTNEAFMEAAKSSDRVGTLVEEISHASKEQSSGIDQVNIAVSEMDKVVQQNAAIAEESASAAEEMSAQAEQLKAYVTDLVQMVTGKSTRRQHGVSLLPVPAPSRQKEV, translated from the coding sequence ATGAATGAAGTAAGTTTAACCATGAAGTTGAATCTTGTCTGTGTTGGATTGGTACTCGTGCCGCTGATGCTTCTGGGCTTTTTGACTGTCAGATCCTTGAACTCATTCAGCAGTGGTATTTTGAAAATGGCAAGCGAACGATTGGTGGCAGAAGCTGAAAACAGTCTCATGGCAGGTGCGGTCCGGGATCGTGATGAAATCCTCAGGTTTGTCAGGATGATCGAGTCGGACACCTTGAAAATTGCCGGTTTAGGGACATTGATCTCATTTCTGGAAAATGCAGCCGGCCCAACCGGTACCGGCAGCAATGGTCTGGAGTCGGCAAAAATGAGATTACAGAATGATTTACTGCAAATCAGCCGCATTGCCAGGGTCATGACCCCTTCTGGGGAAAAACCCGCCTATCCCCAGGTACGATTTCTGGATGAAGAGGGAAAAGAAGTGGCTGCTGTGGTGGACGGCCGCCTGCGTGAGGAAAAAGATCTGCAGACCCGAAAGGGCGTGAGCTGGTTTGAAGAAGCAAAAAACCTGCCTTCCGGATCCTTGTTTGTCACCCCCGTCCAGATTGCCCGGAACACCGGAGAACCGGAAATCAGAGTCGCTTCCCCTGTCTATCTGAACAACACCTTTCATGGGGTGGTGGTGATCAATGCGGACTGGCGGCTGGCCTGGGAGCTACTGTCGAACAACGTATACGGCCGGACCGGATTTCCATATGTTCTCAACGACAAGGGGGTCCTTTTGTCACATCCGCATGCCACCCTCAAGGACCAGGTGGATCTGACCGATTCACAACACGGCGTTCTCTCAGAACTGGTCAGAAACCGTATGCTTTCCGGAGAAGAGGGTGTCGCTGAGTATGAATATGAAGGAGAAATGGTGTATGCCTCGTTTACCCCTTTGAAGCTGGGAAAAAATGCGTATACCATAGCGACACAGGTACCCATGGCCGAGGTGCTTGAAATTGAACACAACATTCATGACATGGCTTCTCGTGAACTCCGGTCAGTGATCTGGACTATAAGTATGGTACTTCTTGTGCTGGGCGCCATCGGCGGGCTGGTGGGCTTATGGTTCAGCCGGAGTATCACCAGACCATTGACCCGGATCATCTCCGGCCTGGATGATGGTGCCCAGCAGGTGTCATCCGCAGCGGGTGAGGTCTCCTCTTCCAGTCAATCCATGGCAGAGGGTGCTTCCCAGCAGGCTGCGTCTATTGAAGAAACCTCATCCTCCATGGAGGAAATGTCCTCCATGACGAGACAAAGTGCTCAAAACTCAGACAAAGCCAATGATTTAATGCAGGAAGCAGCCCATGTAATCACTACGGCCAATGCCTCCATGAAACGGCTGAGTCGTTCCATGGATGACATATCAAAAGCCAGCGAAGAAACATCCAAAATTATCAAGACCATCGATGAAATTGCTTTCCAGACCAACCTTCTGGCATTGAATGCCGCCGTGGAGGCGGCCCGGGCCGGTGAAGCCGGGGCAGGGTTTGCCGTTGTGGCTGATGAAGTACGGAATCTGGCACTGAGGGCAGCCGCTGCTGCCAAGGACACGGCCCAGCTGATCGAAGGAACGGTTAAAAAAGTCCACGAGGGATCAGAACTCGTTTCCTCCACCAATGAGGCTTTCATGGAAGCGGCTAAAAGTTCAGACCGGGTCGGGACCCTGGTCGAGGAAATTTCCCATGCGTCAAAGGAACAATCCAGTGGCATCGATCAGGTGAACATTGCCGTTTCAGAGATGGACAAGGTGGTCCAGCAGAACGCCGCCATTGCAGAAGAGTCCGCTTCGGCTGCAGAGGAAATGAGCGCCCAGGCGGAACAGCTCAAAGCCTATGTCACGGACCTGGTTCAAATGGTGACAGGTAAAAGCACGAGACGACAACATGGTGTATCCCTTTTACCCGTCCCTGCACCATCACGGCAAAAAGAAGTCTGA
- a CDS encoding class I SAM-dependent DNA methyltransferase: protein MYSDFKTISTYYDALYVNDREYAAEAAKVKELLTKHGVPPRADLLVLACGTGGHIPFFKDDYHVSGLDLSEDMLALARKNFPGLRFHYGNLINFELETDFDAMICLYGSIGFVKTVDNLRSSMKHIVAHLRPDGLVLITPWSTVEEFQDIIVVDTTDKPDLKIARMEHVRLKKPKIVEVTFHHLLGINNEVTYHKQSMEIGLFSRQEYLSAMTDAGLKVVEEYTGTDVRGGAYIGKRIVR, encoded by the coding sequence ATGTATTCTGATTTTAAAACCATTTCAACTTATTATGACGCTCTGTATGTAAACGACAGAGAATACGCAGCGGAAGCTGCCAAGGTGAAAGAACTGCTGACGAAGCATGGCGTTCCTCCACGGGCTGATCTACTCGTTCTGGCATGTGGTACAGGAGGGCATATCCCCTTCTTCAAGGATGATTACCATGTTTCCGGCCTGGATCTCAGTGAGGATATGCTTGCTTTAGCCAGAAAAAACTTTCCCGGCCTCAGATTTCATTACGGTAATCTTATCAATTTTGAATTGGAGACAGATTTTGATGCCATGATCTGCCTGTACGGATCAATCGGATTCGTCAAAACCGTAGACAATCTGCGTTCCTCTATGAAACACATTGTCGCCCACCTGCGGCCCGATGGATTGGTACTGATCACTCCTTGGAGCACGGTGGAGGAATTTCAGGACATTATTGTGGTCGATACCACCGATAAGCCGGATTTGAAAATCGCCCGTATGGAACATGTGCGTCTCAAGAAACCAAAAATTGTAGAAGTCACGTTTCACCACCTACTCGGAATTAACAACGAAGTGACCTACCATAAACAATCGATGGAAATCGGTCTTTTTTCGCGGCAAGAGTACCTATCCGCCATGACCGATGCCGGATTGAAAGTCGTGGAAGAATATACAGGAACCGATGTGCGCGGCGGTGCCTATATCGGCAAACGAATTGTGAGGTAG